In Oscillatoria acuminata PCC 6304, a single window of DNA contains:
- a CDS encoding NfeD family protein, producing the protein MVTDFSTVALLTRVTQIATTSGYAWLPMPVSPPTWWMPLFWGVTGVSFCAVELLVRKYFGHKYQAIALIMGITALIMGAIVWHLMMVVELNWQIAYWMGLSLVSVLWLRPIFVKSRGAIAVPDATEAKTLSPILPGEVGRVLYEGSSWPAQCDVRDLAIAANQKVYVLRCEGNTLIVVPDQLFHS; encoded by the coding sequence GTGGTAACCGATTTTTCTACAGTCGCATTACTAACCCGGGTGACACAGATTGCAACGACTAGCGGATATGCTTGGTTGCCGATGCCTGTCAGTCCGCCCACCTGGTGGATGCCCCTATTTTGGGGGGTAACGGGTGTGAGTTTTTGTGCAGTCGAGTTGTTGGTCCGAAAATATTTCGGTCATAAATATCAGGCGATCGCCTTAATCATGGGAATTACAGCCCTGATTATGGGGGCGATCGTATGGCATTTGATGATGGTAGTCGAGTTGAATTGGCAAATTGCCTATTGGATGGGATTGTCACTGGTTTCGGTTCTGTGGTTGCGTCCCATCTTCGTGAAAAGTAGGGGCGCGATCGCCGTCCCGGATGCCACCGAAGCCAAAACCTTATCCCCTATCTTACCCGGGGAAGTTGGGCGAGTCCTCTATGAAGGCAGTTCCTGGCCCGCACAATGTGATGTTCGCGACTTGGCGATCGCCGCTAACCAAAAAGTTTACGTCTTACGCTGCGAAGGCAACACCCTCATCGTCGTTCCCGACCAGCTTTTTCATTCTTAG
- a CDS encoding PstS family phosphate ABC transporter substrate-binding protein — MSAKKETTTLIIALVIALGLMGASVWWLTKELDLGRRFLPDTQNSTPSPGTDNPLGDSHPETLAEVQNVPRGLFSHGGSSTWVSIRVAADPAIQTVWPQFQLRYTDPPTRAPSTGTGIQMLLDNQLTFSMAARPVTPEEYQNARDRGFTLKEIPVAIDGIAVVVNPSLPINELTMEQVDAIYDGEITNWNEVGGPDLNIQPYGKIDRDPEDTNIILTSTTTEALRGVSSNLGGIYWASAPLLVSQCGVKPVSIGRTANNFVAPYKLPFVPLSECPQRRNEVNLDVFRTGEYPWSRRLVVVVKENGQIDQQAGETYARFLLTEQGQDLIRQAGFVSLR, encoded by the coding sequence ATGTCTGCAAAAAAAGAAACAACTACGCTAATTATAGCCCTAGTAATCGCCCTAGGGTTGATGGGTGCATCCGTCTGGTGGCTGACCAAAGAGTTAGACTTGGGAAGACGATTCCTGCCTGATACCCAAAATTCCACCCCTTCCCCAGGAACAGACAATCCCCTCGGAGACTCTCACCCCGAAACCTTAGCAGAAGTGCAGAATGTTCCTAGAGGATTATTTAGTCATGGGGGGAGTAGCACTTGGGTGTCAATTCGAGTCGCCGCAGACCCGGCAATTCAAACCGTTTGGCCACAGTTTCAACTCCGCTATACCGATCCACCGACTCGGGCCCCGAGTACCGGAACCGGGATTCAAATGTTACTCGATAATCAACTCACGTTTTCAATGGCCGCCAGACCCGTTACCCCGGAAGAATATCAAAATGCCCGGGATAGAGGATTTACCCTCAAAGAAATTCCGGTTGCCATTGATGGAATTGCCGTGGTGGTTAATCCTTCCTTGCCCATAAATGAACTGACAATGGAACAAGTGGATGCCATTTATGATGGAGAGATTACCAATTGGAATGAAGTAGGCGGACCCGATTTGAACATTCAACCCTACGGAAAAATCGACCGGGACCCGGAAGATACTAACATTATTTTAACCTCAACCACCACCGAAGCATTAAGGGGAGTTAGTTCAAATCTCGGGGGAATTTATTGGGCATCAGCCCCGTTACTGGTGTCTCAATGTGGGGTGAAACCAGTATCAATTGGACGGACTGCTAATAACTTTGTTGCCCCTTATAAATTGCCCTTTGTTCCCCTGTCAGAATGTCCTCAACGGCGCAATGAAGTGAATTTAGATGTGTTTAGAACTGGGGAATATCCCTGGAGTCGCCGATTGGTGGTGGTGGTTAAAGAAAATGGCCAAATTGACCAACAAGCGGGGGAAACTTACGCCCGATTTTTGTTAACCGAACAGGGGCAAGACCTAATTCGGCAAGCAGGATTTGTGAGTTTACGCTAA
- a CDS encoding AAA-like domain-containing protein: MPRSLKIRPSCISTLKSSLLRHGFPSQKILAEELGFAQSTVSNFLNGKPVDFANFIEICRVLAREWRDIADFKDNSFPLPESPQSWKILISDRSLSSSLSLQFYQALSTAGHEVILPQVTRNETSSLQDYTLPLDFFDYLLLLLSSNSFKSELVWEQVRQGRELQRMTPQKLAILPIYLESNPVIPFELQQLLEGIQPWQWRHDGDTNAMISDLISLLAEGRIALGSGYPWAVQGLPLTLNQSSEAIPEIPLPVAPPELPEGQVEIASTFYMNRPPIESRCYETITQPGALIRIKAPRQMGKTSLMARILHYAERQGAQTVAVSLQLADRRVFSSLNTFLQWFYASVSLELDRLDLDRLAKYSQLAEAIGSNQSCKAYFEQYLLPELNGPLTLGLDEVDRLFEFPEIADDFFGLLRSLHEEAKRRDIWKQFRLIVVYSSEVYIPLDLNKSPFNVGLPIELPEFTPAQVTELAQRHDLNWHSNQVEKLMELVGGHPYLVRLALYHTAREDVTLTQLVQESPTETGLYGDHLRRHLWNLEKYPPLTEGMKAVVSQVDPVRLPAEQGFKLQSMGLVKMTGNDCTPRCRLYAEYFGDRLKD; encoded by the coding sequence ATGCCCCGATCGCTTAAAATTCGTCCTTCCTGTATTTCTACCCTTAAATCCTCGTTATTACGTCATGGGTTTCCCAGTCAAAAAATCCTGGCGGAAGAGTTAGGTTTCGCCCAATCCACGGTGAGTAATTTCCTGAATGGCAAACCTGTAGATTTTGCAAATTTTATCGAAATCTGTCGGGTTTTGGCGCGAGAATGGCGAGATATTGCAGATTTTAAGGACAACTCTTTTCCCCTACCGGAATCTCCCCAGTCTTGGAAAATTTTAATTAGCGATCGCTCCCTTTCTTCTTCCCTTTCTCTGCAATTTTACCAGGCTTTGAGTACCGCAGGCCATGAGGTGATTTTACCCCAAGTAACCCGGAACGAAACGTCATCTTTACAAGACTATACACTCCCCCTCGATTTTTTTGATTATTTACTTCTCCTCTTATCTTCTAACAGCTTTAAAAGCGAATTAGTCTGGGAACAAGTCCGACAGGGGCGGGAGTTGCAGAGGATGACGCCGCAGAAACTGGCGATATTACCGATTTATCTAGAATCTAACCCAGTTATCCCCTTTGAATTACAGCAATTATTAGAGGGAATTCAACCCTGGCAATGGCGGCATGATGGGGATACAAACGCGATGATTTCTGACTTAATTAGCCTATTGGCCGAAGGGCGCATTGCTTTGGGTTCTGGCTATCCTTGGGCGGTTCAAGGGTTACCTCTGACTCTGAATCAGTCATCCGAGGCAATTCCCGAAATTCCGCTTCCTGTTGCCCCTCCGGAATTGCCCGAAGGACAAGTGGAAATTGCTTCTACCTTTTATATGAATCGCCCTCCGATTGAATCCCGCTGTTATGAAACCATCACCCAACCGGGGGCATTAATCCGCATTAAAGCCCCGCGACAGATGGGCAAAACGTCATTAATGGCCAGGATTCTCCATTATGCGGAACGACAGGGGGCGCAAACTGTGGCGGTGAGTTTGCAACTGGCCGATCGCCGAGTATTTAGCAGTTTAAATACATTTTTACAGTGGTTTTATGCCAGCGTTAGCTTGGAGTTGGATCGATTAGATTTAGACCGATTGGCGAAGTATTCCCAGTTAGCGGAGGCGATCGGCAGTAACCAAAGTTGCAAAGCCTATTTTGAGCAATATTTACTCCCGGAACTCAACGGTCCTTTGACCCTGGGATTAGATGAAGTCGATCGCCTGTTTGAATTTCCCGAAATTGCCGATGACTTCTTTGGCTTATTGCGATCGCTACATGAAGAAGCCAAACGACGTGATATTTGGAAACAGTTCCGCTTGATTGTGGTATATTCCAGCGAAGTTTACATCCCTTTAGATCTGAACAAATCTCCCTTTAATGTCGGACTGCCCATTGAATTACCCGAATTTACCCCCGCCCAAGTCACGGAATTAGCCCAACGACACGATCTTAATTGGCATAGCAATCAGGTGGAGAAATTAATGGAATTAGTTGGGGGACATCCCTATTTAGTACGATTAGCCCTCTATCATACTGCCCGAGAAGATGTAACTCTGACTCAATTGGTCCAAGAATCACCTACGGAGACGGGACTGTATGGCGATCACTTGCGTCGGCATTTGTGGAATTTAGAAAAATATCCGCCCCTCACCGAAGGGATGAAAGCAGTGGTTTCCCAGGTAGATCCAGTACGGTTGCCTGCGGAACAGGGGTTTAAATTACAGAGTATGGGATTAGTCAAAATGACGGGCAATGATTGCACTCCCAGATGTCGGTTATATGCGGAGTATTTTGGCGATCGCCTTAAAGATTAG
- a CDS encoding acyl-CoA thioesterase, with protein MSFSYSRTIRFADTDAAGVVYFANLLSICHEAYEASLMATGIELHTFFNNPRVAIPIVHANIDFFQPLFCGDEVAIALTPQSLSGDRFEIIYLIQAASMPTERPLAKARTEHVSIDPQPRIRQPLPPAMIHWIESWSD; from the coding sequence ATGTCCTTTTCTTACTCTCGCACAATTCGCTTTGCAGATACCGATGCTGCTGGCGTCGTCTATTTTGCCAATCTTCTCTCCATCTGCCATGAAGCGTATGAGGCATCCCTGATGGCAACGGGAATAGAGTTGCACACTTTTTTTAATAACCCCCGGGTGGCGATTCCGATTGTTCATGCCAATATTGACTTTTTTCAGCCCCTGTTTTGTGGGGATGAAGTGGCGATCGCCCTAACTCCGCAGTCCCTCAGTGGCGATCGCTTTGAAATTATCTACTTAATCCAGGCTGCCTCAATGCCTACAGAACGTCCCCTGGCGAAAGCGCGAACTGAGCACGTTTCCATTGATCCCCAACCCCGAATCCGCCAGCCCCTGCCGCCCGCAATGATTCACTGGATCGAGAGTTGGTCCGACTGA
- a CDS encoding 2-succinylbenzoate--CoA ligase, translated as MVEFFSETFPKIKPGAIPSLGWQKSDLIAWMEAETGNLGRAALSVFSQLNQSQISPILLLAERDPVRFLAGFLAAVAADCPLFLGNPNWIDREWQSAIQQIQPDRIWHQGQDFPGKACQTPRDTIPSGIMIPTGGSSGQLRFAIHTWETLMASVAGFTEYFQLHAVNSCCVLPLFHVSGLMQFLRSFTTGGTFINVSYSQTIVEQTASKINPKEFFISLVPTQLNRLLATPESADYLARFQTVLLGGAPAWPELLERARQCQISLSPTYGMTETASQIVTLKPEEFLAGNQSCGRLLPHAKITITNAEGEVLEAGKTGMITIQADSLAKGYYPGENLAFTLNRFQSDDLGFMDEAGYLTVVGRHSDKIISGGENIYPAEVEAAILGTGLVEDVCAIALPDPDWGQVVTAVYVPKGGVESEAIASLLTQTLSPFKRPKYWVQIDSLPRNNRGKISRRLVEEMVLIQLKPRLTP; from the coding sequence ATGGTAGAATTTTTCTCGGAAACCTTCCCCAAAATTAAACCTGGGGCTATCCCCAGCCTGGGTTGGCAAAAATCCGATTTGATAGCCTGGATGGAGGCAGAAACTGGGAATTTAGGCAGGGCGGCTTTGTCGGTCTTTTCCCAGTTAAACCAGTCTCAAATTTCCCCGATCTTGTTACTCGCAGAACGAGATCCAGTAAGATTTTTAGCCGGTTTTCTGGCAGCCGTTGCCGCGGATTGTCCTCTGTTTTTAGGCAATCCTAATTGGATTGATCGGGAATGGCAGTCGGCAATCCAACAGATTCAACCGGACCGCATTTGGCATCAGGGACAGGACTTTCCGGGAAAGGCTTGTCAAACTCCACGGGATACTATTCCCTCGGGAATTATGATTCCCACGGGGGGTTCCTCGGGTCAATTGCGCTTTGCCATTCATACTTGGGAAACTTTAATGGCATCGGTGGCTGGATTTACCGAGTATTTCCAACTCCATGCGGTTAATTCCTGCTGTGTGTTACCCCTATTCCATGTCAGCGGTTTGATGCAATTTCTCCGGTCTTTCACCACTGGAGGAACGTTTATAAATGTTTCCTATTCTCAAACAATTGTAGAGCAAACGGCTTCCAAAATCAACCCGAAAGAATTTTTTATTTCCCTTGTTCCGACTCAATTAAATAGACTCCTGGCAACTCCCGAATCTGCTGATTATTTAGCCCGGTTTCAGACGGTTTTGTTGGGGGGTGCACCGGCATGGCCGGAATTATTGGAACGGGCGAGACAATGCCAGATTTCCCTCTCTCCCACCTACGGCATGACGGAAACTGCTTCTCAAATTGTGACGCTTAAACCCGAGGAGTTTTTGGCGGGGAATCAGAGTTGTGGAAGACTGTTGCCTCATGCCAAAATTACGATTACCAATGCTGAAGGGGAAGTGTTAGAGGCGGGTAAAACGGGGATGATTACCATCCAAGCGGATTCTCTGGCAAAGGGCTATTATCCTGGGGAAAACTTAGCCTTTACTTTAAACAGGTTTCAATCCGATGATTTGGGGTTTATGGATGAAGCGGGGTATTTAACGGTGGTGGGACGCCACAGCGATAAAATTATTAGTGGGGGTGAAAATATTTATCCGGCAGAAGTGGAGGCGGCGATTCTGGGGACGGGGTTGGTGGAAGATGTCTGTGCGATCGCCTTACCGGATCCAGATTGGGGTCAAGTGGTGACAGCGGTTTATGTTCCTAAGGGCGGAGTCGAATCAGAGGCGATCGCCTCGTTACTCACCCAGACTTTATCACCCTTTAAGCGTCCGAAATATTGGGTACAAATAGACAGCTTACCTCGGAACAATCGCGGAAAAATATCCCGTCGTCTCGTGGAAGAAATGGTTTTAATTCAACTCAAACCCCGGTTGACCCCGTAG